In a single window of the Desulfovibrio mangrovi genome:
- a CDS encoding AzlC family ABC transporter permease, with the protein MEQVITETQRRTSASGIWEGVRQALPIVMGYLPVGFAYGVLARKVGISEWNTVLMSVLVYAGSAQFIAVSLLAAAASPVSIVLTTFVVNLRHLLMSAALAPYLRNWTRLQQALFTFELTDESFALHARRFPEGRTGAAETYALNATAQLSWVAGSALGIFGSNLIGDVKPLGLDYALSAMFIALLVGQVRTNMHVVVAVLSAVMSVTFMLAGAGQWNVILATICGATAGTVLSFRNASDQSTPSADRSRS; encoded by the coding sequence GTGGAACAGGTGATTACAGAGACGCAACGCCGGACATCCGCTTCCGGCATATGGGAAGGGGTGCGGCAGGCGCTGCCCATCGTGATGGGCTATCTGCCCGTGGGGTTCGCCTACGGCGTTCTGGCGCGCAAGGTGGGGATTTCGGAATGGAACACCGTGCTCATGTCCGTGCTGGTGTATGCCGGTTCGGCACAGTTCATTGCGGTGAGCCTGCTGGCTGCAGCGGCATCGCCGGTTTCCATCGTGCTGACCACCTTTGTGGTCAACCTGCGGCATCTGCTCATGTCTGCTGCGCTGGCCCCATATCTGCGCAACTGGACGCGCCTGCAGCAGGCCCTGTTCACGTTCGAACTGACCGACGAATCGTTCGCGCTGCACGCCCGTCGTTTTCCTGAAGGACGCACCGGCGCGGCTGAGACCTACGCCCTGAACGCCACCGCCCAGCTCTCGTGGGTGGCGGGGAGTGCGCTCGGCATATTCGGAAGCAATCTCATAGGAGACGTGAAACCGCTGGGGCTTGATTACGCGCTGTCCGCCATGTTCATCGCCCTTCTCGTGGGGCAGGTGCGCACCAACATGCATGTGGTGGTGGCCGTGCTTTCCGCCGTCATGTCCGTCACGTTCATGCTGGCCGGAGCGGGGCAGTGGAACGTGATTCTCGCAACCATATGCGGGGCAACCGCGGGCACCGTGCTGTCCTTTCGGAATGCCTCGGATCAAAGCACCCCGAGCGCTGACAGGAGCCGGTCATGA
- a CDS encoding PLP-dependent aminotransferase family protein, whose translation MHRQAPPVSSDDTPQTASHETFRYHHVEQQILGMIESGRFKSGDRLPSLRSLCTSMGVSLATVNHAYMELERKGIIEARPRSGYFVRKPSAPLPLPVTEKSTPEIGEENRTNLIQTVLEAVGNKNLISFGCVTPDPALLPGKALARIMQDVTRLSTYDSLSYEVIQGNPELRKQIAWRAQELGLGIQSDDVLITAGTMEALHIALRAITRPGDSVVIQSPTYFCLVQLLENLGLRAIEVPSSPEHGISPDALHEAITKFDVAACILSPNFNNPDGSLMPDEAKREIVEMLASRGIPLVEDDVAGDEHFGPNRPAPLKAFDRKGGVTLCSSFSKTIAPGYRCGWMLPGKIMRKALEIKATTNVCCASPTQMVVAEFLRQGLYERHLKRLRVATERQMQTIQHHLAMHFPEGTGVTRPKGGGFLWVSLPEKVDSVQLFKEAKAQGILISPGPIFTTRDQFRNYIRLSCCGVWHERMEQGLKTLGELAGKLA comes from the coding sequence ATGCACCGCCAAGCCCCCCCCGTTTCTTCCGACGACACGCCCCAGACAGCCTCTCACGAAACGTTCCGCTATCACCATGTGGAGCAGCAGATTCTGGGCATGATCGAGTCAGGCCGCTTCAAATCCGGAGACAGACTGCCTTCGCTGCGCTCGCTGTGCACCAGCATGGGCGTGAGCCTTGCGACCGTGAATCACGCCTATATGGAACTGGAGCGCAAGGGCATCATCGAGGCCCGCCCGCGCTCGGGCTACTTTGTACGCAAGCCAAGCGCACCGCTGCCGCTGCCGGTCACGGAGAAAAGTACGCCTGAGATCGGGGAGGAAAACCGCACCAACCTCATCCAGACCGTACTTGAGGCAGTGGGCAACAAGAACCTCATCTCCTTCGGCTGCGTCACACCGGACCCCGCCCTGCTTCCGGGCAAGGCGCTTGCGCGCATCATGCAGGACGTGACGCGCCTTTCCACCTACGACTCGCTCTCTTATGAAGTCATTCAGGGCAATCCGGAACTGCGCAAGCAGATCGCATGGCGGGCGCAGGAACTGGGGCTCGGCATACAGTCCGATGACGTGCTCATCACGGCTGGCACCATGGAAGCGCTGCACATTGCCCTGCGCGCCATCACCCGCCCCGGCGACAGCGTGGTCATCCAATCCCCCACCTATTTCTGTCTCGTGCAGTTGCTGGAGAATCTGGGCCTGCGCGCCATCGAGGTGCCTTCCAGCCCCGAACACGGCATATCCCCCGACGCACTGCATGAGGCCATCACCAAGTTCGACGTGGCAGCCTGCATCCTTTCGCCCAACTTCAACAATCCTGACGGTTCGCTGATGCCGGACGAGGCCAAGCGGGAAATTGTGGAAATGCTGGCCAGCCGTGGAATCCCTCTGGTGGAGGACGACGTGGCCGGCGACGAGCATTTCGGCCCGAACCGCCCCGCTCCGCTCAAGGCCTTCGACAGAAAAGGCGGGGTGACGTTGTGCTCCTCGTTCTCAAAGACCATTGCGCCGGGCTATCGCTGCGGCTGGATGCTGCCGGGCAAGATCATGCGCAAAGCGCTGGAGATAAAGGCGACCACGAATGTGTGCTGCGCCAGCCCGACCCAGATGGTGGTGGCGGAATTTCTGCGGCAGGGGTTGTATGAGCGCCACCTGAAACGGCTGCGCGTGGCTACGGAACGGCAGATGCAGACCATTCAGCATCATCTGGCCATGCATTTTCCGGAAGGAACGGGCGTAACGCGCCCCAAGGGAGGCGGGTTTCTGTGGGTCTCGCTGCCGGAGAAGGTGGACAGCGTGCAGTTGTTCAAGGAGGCCAAGGCGCAGGGCATTCTCATCTCCCCCGGCCCCATCTTCACTACCCGCGACCAGTTCCGCAACTACATCCGCCTCTCCTGCTGCGGCGTGTGGCACGAACGCATGGAACAGGGACTCAAAACCCTCGGAGAGCTTGCCGGAAAACTGGCGTAG
- a CDS encoding L-serine ammonia-lyase, iron-sulfur-dependent, subunit alpha — MESIRELYRIGVGPSSSHTMGPRNAALQFLSRTPDAIRYRVHLFESLGATGKGHLTDAAVLDVLGAERTEVVWRPSDKLPEHPNGMVFEALDAQGTVTESSTVYSVGGGAIRVAGESASERRRVYALPDMASIMAHCEEKGIAYWEYVQTCEGPEIWDFLREVWQTMQDAVARGLDTQGVLPGSIGLRRHAWSYYRRTRLASQDMQQTGLITAYAMAVSEENAAGGVVVTAPTCGASGVMPAVLRYLMETQHLGERDMLRALATAALFGNVIKHNGSISGAEVGCQGEVGAACSMACAAATQLMGGSLRQIEYAAEMGLEHHLGLTCDPVDGLVQIPCIERNACAATRAVSGAQMAILSDGTHRIPFDEVVSVMATTGHDLPSLYRETSTGGLARAYAGRKGSVGRGRCAGCSG, encoded by the coding sequence ATGGAAAGCATCAGAGAACTGTACCGGATCGGGGTAGGCCCTTCTTCCAGCCATACCATGGGGCCGCGCAATGCGGCGCTGCAATTCCTTTCCCGCACGCCCGATGCCATACGGTATCGGGTGCATCTGTTTGAGAGCCTTGGCGCAACCGGCAAGGGGCACCTTACCGATGCCGCAGTGCTTGATGTGCTGGGCGCGGAGAGGACGGAGGTTGTCTGGCGGCCTTCGGACAAACTGCCCGAGCATCCCAACGGAATGGTTTTCGAAGCGCTCGACGCGCAAGGCACTGTTACGGAAAGCTCCACGGTGTACAGCGTGGGCGGCGGTGCCATCCGCGTGGCCGGAGAGTCTGCCTCGGAGCGCCGCCGTGTCTATGCCCTGCCGGACATGGCCAGCATTATGGCCCATTGCGAGGAAAAGGGCATCGCCTACTGGGAGTACGTGCAGACCTGTGAAGGGCCGGAAATCTGGGACTTTCTGCGTGAAGTCTGGCAGACCATGCAGGATGCCGTAGCACGCGGGCTGGACACGCAGGGGGTATTGCCCGGTTCCATCGGCCTGCGCCGCCATGCGTGGAGCTACTACCGCCGAACCCGCCTTGCTTCGCAGGATATGCAGCAGACCGGACTGATTACTGCCTACGCCATGGCCGTTTCCGAAGAGAACGCCGCCGGTGGCGTGGTCGTCACCGCCCCCACCTGCGGGGCCAGCGGCGTGATGCCCGCCGTATTGCGTTATCTCATGGAGACCCAGCATCTGGGCGAACGCGACATGCTGCGCGCCCTTGCCACAGCCGCTCTGTTCGGCAACGTGATCAAGCATAACGGGTCCATCTCCGGTGCGGAAGTGGGCTGTCAGGGTGAAGTGGGGGCCGCCTGTTCCATGGCTTGTGCCGCCGCCACTCAGCTTATGGGCGGATCGCTCCGGCAGATAGAATATGCTGCCGAGATGGGGTTGGAGCACCATCTCGGGCTGACCTGCGATCCGGTGGACGGACTCGTACAGATTCCCTGCATTGAGCGTAACGCCTGCGCCGCCACCCGTGCGGTTTCAGGCGCACAGATGGCCATTCTTTCCGATGGCACCCATCGCATCCCCTTTGACGAGGTGGTTTCCGTCATGGCGACCACGGGGCATGATCTGCCCAGTCTGTACCGCGAAACGTCTACCGGAGGGCTTGCGCGGGCCTACGCAGGCCGCAAGGGCAGCGTGGGGAGAGGGCGGTGTGCGGGGTGTAGTGGGTAG
- a CDS encoding ATP-binding protein: protein MKTDTTETGNTRATPEVRRQYALVATRLQGALAETVPMPFIVLNTDREVVFANTAAISLFAVDSFEELLGKRPGELVSCVHSVNTAGCGNSGACEFCGNVKAVIGARETGARSEESRVLTERQGRINALNLRVQAFRIEIGSDCFALMYLTDISREKYKEVLESLFLHDSLNALGGILGAVRIMGEQVDSAHMELAHAAAERAEQLIHEVGFLQSVFSAEQGELTVMQEPVQASQLMQDMKLLGELMGCAHGKHIVVDDSGGDIVFVTDRTLLQRSLENLLKNALEASAQDDEVKMGFLRSGKYIHFYIRSRPFIPKHVQAQMFQRTFSTKGRGRGLGTYSARMFVTNYLGGSVSFESSPVDGTVFYVQVPMG, encoded by the coding sequence ATGAAAACCGATACGACGGAAACAGGTAACACGAGGGCTACACCCGAGGTGCGGCGGCAGTATGCGCTGGTTGCAACGCGCTTGCAGGGAGCACTGGCCGAGACAGTGCCCATGCCCTTTATTGTCTTGAATACGGACCGCGAGGTCGTGTTTGCCAATACGGCCGCCATCTCCCTGTTTGCGGTGGATTCTTTTGAGGAACTGTTGGGTAAACGTCCGGGTGAGTTGGTTTCGTGTGTTCATTCCGTGAACACGGCGGGGTGCGGTAATTCCGGGGCCTGTGAGTTCTGCGGCAACGTGAAGGCTGTTATCGGCGCTCGTGAAACCGGCGCCCGGTCCGAGGAAAGCAGAGTGCTGACGGAACGTCAGGGGCGTATCAATGCACTTAACCTTCGCGTGCAGGCGTTCAGGATCGAGATTGGATCAGATTGTTTTGCGCTTATGTATCTTACTGACATTTCGAGGGAAAAGTATAAGGAAGTGTTGGAGAGCCTGTTCCTGCATGATTCCCTGAACGCCCTGGGCGGTATTCTGGGGGCCGTGCGTATCATGGGTGAGCAGGTGGACAGCGCGCATATGGAGCTAGCTCACGCGGCGGCGGAGCGTGCCGAGCAGCTTATTCATGAGGTAGGGTTTTTACAGAGTGTATTTTCTGCCGAACAGGGTGAACTGACGGTGATGCAGGAGCCGGTGCAGGCCAGCCAGCTTATGCAGGATATGAAACTGCTAGGTGAGCTGATGGGGTGTGCACACGGTAAGCATATTGTTGTTGACGATTCCGGGGGAGATATCGTCTTCGTTACCGACAGAACCCTGCTGCAAAGGTCTCTGGAGAATCTGTTGAAGAATGCGTTGGAAGCCTCTGCGCAGGACGATGAGGTGAAAATGGGTTTTCTGCGGAGCGGAAAGTACATTCATTTCTACATCCGCAGCAGGCCGTTCATTCCCAAGCATGTGCAGGCTCAGATGTTCCAGCGGACCTTTTCTACCAAGGGCAGGGGGCGCGGACTGGGTACCTATAGTGCCCGCATGTTCGTGACCAACTATCTTGGAGGCAGCGTCTCGTTTGAGTCCTCTCCCGTAGATGGTACGGTCTTCTACGTGCAGGTGCCGATGGGCTGA